The genomic stretch AAATGTTGTAAGCGAAGGCCACGATGCCGCCGAACATCAACACGCCGGAAAAGAAGCGCACGATCCAAACCGGTTTCAGCGCAATGACGGTGTCAATGAACGGAATCGCTGGATTGTTCCATTGCCAGCCTTGCCAGAATCCGCCCAGCCACAAGGTGACAAAAAATCCTACGCCGCCGATCAGGAACAGCCAGAAGCTCCAATTGGCCAGCGAATCCGAAAACAGTGGACGGCGGAAGATTCGCGGCACAACGTAATAGCAACCCGCAATGGCGAAGAACGAAAACGCTCCGAGCACTGCCATATGCGCGTGGCCCGGAATCCAGTCCGTTTTGGACACAATGGCGTTGACCGAACGCAAACTGTGCATCGGCCCCTGGAAACACGTCAGCAGGTAAAACACCACGCCGCTCATCAAATACTTCAGCGGAACGTTGTCACGTAACTGATCCCACTGGCCGCGCATCGTGGCAAAAAAGTTGTAAACAACCGCCCACACCGGAACCAGCAACATCACCGAAAAGACGATGGCGATGGTTTGCAACCATTGCGAAATCGGGCCGTGCAACATGTGGTGCGCGCCTGTCCAGACGTAGACGAACGCCAGCGACCAGAATCCGATCATCGAAAGTTTGTGACTATGCAGCGGGTTATTCGAGGTTTTGGGGATGAAATAATAAGCAATGGCCAAACCGACGGGCGTAAAAATCAACCCGACCGCATTGTGAACATACATCCAGTTCAGATTGGCCTGATTGACGCCGGTCGCAAACAGCGTGGCGAAGTTGCCGGTCAAATAAACAAATGCCGTCCACAGAATCGTGCCCAGGCAGTACCAGATGGTGACGTACATCTGTGTGTATTTGCGCGTGGCGACGGTCATGAAGATATTCGCGCCGAACATCACCCACGCGACGACGACCAACACATCCAGCGGCAAGGGCAATTCGGCGTATTCCCATCCCTGGTTCCAGCCCATCAGCAGCGAAATCACCGCACCGAGTATGATGACGTTCCACAACACAGCCGTCGCAATGCCGAGCTTTTCGCTCCACAGTTTCACGCCGCACAGACGCGGCACAACGTAATACATCAAGCCCATGTCCGCCGCCAGCAACCAGCCGAACAACATTCCATTGACGTGCAGCGGTCGCAACCGCCCATAGCTCAGGTATTGAACCGTTCCGAGCAGTTCCGGCCAAACGAATTTGGCCGCAATCATCAAGGCGATGATTCCAACAATGAAGAAATAAGAAATCGAACTGATCAAAAACAGTTTGGCAGTCGTGTCCTGATGAAGAGATTCGTTGTAGCGCGCGGCCTCGGAAACGGGAATTGCACCCGCGCTTTGAATTGTCGCTTGCATAAAAGCCCCCGATTTGGAGTTTGGAATTGGAATCCCGCCTTTGTTGAATCGCCACCTCCGCCTGATAGCAAACTCAATCGCCCGGCGGGATTCCAAGCTTGTTACTGCTTTGGTTTATTGAAACTTCTCAAGTAATTGACCAGATCGCCGATCTCTTTCTGCGTCAAGCCGTAGTCCACCCAGGGTGGCATCGCCGATCCCTGCACACCGTACATGATGGATTCGAACAAGCGGCGGTCGCTGACCGAATTCAGAAAGTCCGCGTTTCGCAAATTGCGCGGGCGCGGTTGAATGTCTGTGGAATTCGGCCCTTTGCCGTCGGCTTTCTTGCCGTGGCAACCCGTGCAACGCTGCAGGAACAACTGCTCACCGCG from Acidobacteriota bacterium encodes the following:
- a CDS encoding cbb3-type cytochrome c oxidase subunit I, whose product is MQATIQSAGAIPVSEAARYNESLHQDTTAKLFLISSISYFFIVGIIALMIAAKFVWPELLGTVQYLSYGRLRPLHVNGMLFGWLLAADMGLMYYVVPRLCGVKLWSEKLGIATAVLWNVIILGAVISLLMGWNQGWEYAELPLPLDVLVVVAWVMFGANIFMTVATRKYTQMYVTIWYCLGTILWTAFVYLTGNFATLFATGVNQANLNWMYVHNAVGLIFTPVGLAIAYYFIPKTSNNPLHSHKLSMIGFWSLAFVYVWTGAHHMLHGPISQWLQTIAIVFSVMLLVPVWAVVYNFFATMRGQWDQLRDNVPLKYLMSGVVFYLLTCFQGPMHSLRSVNAIVSKTDWIPGHAHMAVLGAFSFFAIAGCYYVVPRIFRRPLFSDSLANWSFWLFLIGGVGFFVTLWLGGFWQGWQWNNPAIPFIDTVIALKPVWIVRFFSGVLMFGGIVAFAYNILATMIGAGSESSKMAAATA